The genomic stretch GTCTCGGCGACCCGCTGCTCGCTGGCGTGGCCGTCGGCGCGACGCTCCTCGTGGTCTGGTTCGGCTACCGACGGGCGGCGACGCTCGTCGTCCTCGGGTTCGGCGGCGTCCTCGCACTCGCCTCCGCTGGTGTTCCGTCGCCCTCCATCCCCTCGCTGACGCTCTTTCCCGCCGGTCTTCCGCGGCTCTCTCCCGGCGCGGTCGAAGCCTCCCTCGGCCAACTCGCGATGACCGTCGGCAACGCCGCCGTCGCCACCTCCGTGCTGTGTACGGACCTCTTCGACAGGGACGTCGCGGCCGACGACCTCGCGTCGAGCATGGGCGCGATGAGCCTGCTCGCCGTGCCGCTCGGCGGGCTTCCGATGTGCCACGGCAGCGGCGGCCTGGCGGGCAAGTACGCCTTCGGCGCGCGAACCGGCGGCGCGAACCTCGTCCTCGGCGGGCTCTACCTCGGCGCGGCACTCGTCGCCGGGCTGGTCGTGGCCTTCCCGATGGCCGTCTTGGGCGTGTTGCTCGTGCTCGTGGCCGTGCAGTTGGCGCGGAGCGCGACGGAGACGACGTCGCTGCCGCTGACAGTCGCGGTGGGGGTGACGGGCCTCGTGGTGAACGTCGGTGTCGCGTTCGTCGTGGGCGTGGCCATCCACCAGTTCGCGCGGCGCGTTCTGGACAGGGATTTGTAGTCGGGGCGACGAGAGAGGACATGACCTGGGCCGACCTGTTCGACCGCGCCGCCGACTACGACGTCGACGAGGAGACCGTTGTCGACGCCCTTCGGGAGCACCGCGATGCCGACGAGTGAGCCGAGTCCCGCCCGGATCGTCGCCGACGCCGACGTGCTCGTCGCGGACCTGTTCGTCGACGGCGACGCTCGTCGGGCGATGGATGTGGTTCGTCAACATTCGTGGCTGACGCTCGTCGCCAGCGACGAGTTGCTCGACGACGCCGAGGCGGTCGTCGAATCGCTCGGCGACGCCGCCCTCGCGGCCGACTGGCGCGAACGAATCGAGGAGTTGCGCGAGCCGGTCGACCAGCCTGCGGGCGACCATCCCGGTCTCGCCTCGGCGTATCAGGGCGGGGCGATGCATCTCCTCTCGTTCGACGAGCGGCTGGGGAGCGTGCAGGCCGGTGCGACCCTCCAGGGGCGAATCCCGCTGAGCGTCCGCCATCCGAAGGCCTTCGCCGCGCTGTTCGACGCCGCGAGTCTCTACCGGGAGGTCGTCGGCGACGAGTATCCCGGCCCGGACCGCGACCCGCGAGCATAGCGAAGCGCGGAGCCGAGGCTGACCGAAGTGCTGTTGCGGGCGACCGGAAATCCTGACCGGACGGGCCACCATGGGCCACCGCCGACGGAAGAGAGAGCGTAACGAGACGTTTCAGGCCGTGTTCATCCGCTTTACGACCTTCCGGATGGTGCTCCGGGGTGAGAACCGCACTGCGAGCGTGAGCAGCTTGTTCTTCCAGCCGTGGACGACGACCGGTTTCCCCTGCATCGTCGCCCGGTAGCCC from Halogranum gelatinilyticum encodes the following:
- a CDS encoding DUF7384 family protein; this translates as MPTSEPSPARIVADADVLVADLFVDGDARRAMDVVRQHSWLTLVASDELLDDAEAVVESLGDAALAADWRERIEELREPVDQPAGDHPGLASAYQGGAMHLLSFDERLGSVQAGATLQGRIPLSVRHPKAFAALFDAASLYREVVGDEYPGPDRDPRA
- a CDS encoding putative sulfate/molybdate transporter, yielding MAISVGNHTGRDLRFSVGELTGALGDSVTVLPIVVALGTLTPVSLPHVLLLFGVFQIVWGVVYGLPLSVEPMKALAGLAIAGTISYPELAAAGLLAGGVLLVVGRGRLLARVDRYVGTPVVRGVQLAVALLLAQAGLELGLGDPLLAGVAVGATLLVVWFGYRRAATLVVLGFGGVLALASAGVPSPSIPSLTLFPAGLPRLSPGAVEASLGQLAMTVGNAAVATSVLCTDLFDRDVAADDLASSMGAMSLLAVPLGGLPMCHGSGGLAGKYAFGARTGGANLVLGGLYLGAALVAGLVVAFPMAVLGVLLVLVAVQLARSATETTSLPLTVAVGVTGLVVNVGVAFVVGVAIHQFARRVLDRDL